In Sphingomonas profundi, the sequence GGACCGCAACCAGATGGCCGCCCGCGCCGCGCGCGAACTGCGCGACGGCTTCTACGTCAATCTCGGCATCGGCATCCCGACGCTGGTCGCCAACCACATCGCACCCGGCATCGACGTGACCCTGCAGAGCGAGAACGGCATGCTCGGCATCGGCCCGTTCCCCACCGAGGCGGAGGTGGACGCGGACCTGATCAACGCCGGCAAGCAGACCGTGACGGAGGTGCCGCGCACCGCCTTCTTCTCCTCCGCCGACAGCTTCGCGATGATTCGCGGCGGGCACATGAACCTCTCCGTGCTGGGCGCGATGGAAGTGGCCGAGAATGGCGACATCGCGAACTGGATGATACCCGGCAAGATGGTGAAGGGGATGGGCGGGGCGATGGACCTGGTGGCCGGGTGCAAGCGCATCATCGTCATCATGGATCATGTCTCCAAGGACGGATCGTCCAAGTTCCGCAAGGCCTGCACCCTGCCGCTGACCGGGGCTGGCGTCGTCGACCTGCTGATCACCGATCTGGCCGTGTTCGAGCGGACCGACCGGACCGGCCCGTTCCGCCTGATCGAGCTCGCCGACGGCGTCACCGCCGACGAGGTGCGGGCGAAGACCGAAGCCGACTATGT encodes:
- a CDS encoding 3-oxoacid CoA-transferase subunit B, with product MPMDRNQMAARAARELRDGFYVNLGIGIPTLVANHIAPGIDVTLQSENGMLGIGPFPTEAEVDADLINAGKQTVTEVPRTAFFSSADSFAMIRGGHMNLSVLGAMEVAENGDIANWMIPGKMVKGMGGAMDLVAGCKRIIVIMDHVSKDGSSKFRKACTLPLTGAGVVDLLITDLAVFERTDRTGPFRLIELADGVTADEVRAKTEADYVEALAG